The following are encoded together in the Zingiber officinale cultivar Zhangliang chromosome 8A, Zo_v1.1, whole genome shotgun sequence genome:
- the LOC122008614 gene encoding uncharacterized protein LOC122008614 isoform X2, whose protein sequence is MVPFPTGPGRDDLERSGVVREIQAAATAERRKGDLASRISEERMDEDVPREAENRWYSPGVIATLMGLPDLPVIGSQEFLTRKDGSTWTSNAMHQKFKDVREEATGTAKIDRSNKKLGAEAFPSFEHCKLEVRKEEYKHLGDQCYRRSHLLDVFGEPKFSLRKYFQHIKWFANKLKFFNPSKGSKIESGEVCCWSGKKTGTPTNLQNPNVVVLLESRISTSSGRGRRILLKSPTQSTNRRLASQSGFSATYNGKSSRGNLIFDRYKSSQKIMSRHLKTKTNNHFEGAGYCGVGSNSLAEMFYLTDLEAHSVDNITRIDTRALWGSEDSSSINQPMPSALPALSATYASRTFSNIRQFGDEQLCTPDDGLKWRNENFNQRGKLPPGDNTSSNPSEKKCQRLVHNAISENIKVSCSITEETSVCRRNHHPCSENPIDAHIKTWSVDYCRLSDDDDDGGGEEQRSFLEEEFRDEEERDYSYLLDMLIASGIHNAKRSDLPDACYSSEYPLKPALFARLEKKYRKLAAWSPSERKLMFDSTNMILAAMLAPCLDKRPWVKATTRIRPMWGAEGLLEKTWQLLVGKRVEANVGNSDSTAMDEEWLELGDEMDGLGMVIERLVWEDLLEELVLVG, encoded by the exons ATGGTTCCTTTCCCGACTGGGCCGGGGAGAGATGATTTGGAGCGGAGTGGAGTAGTTCGCGAAATCCAGGCAGCAGCGACGGCGGAGAGGAGGAAGGGGGACTTGGCGTCGAGGATCTCCG AGGAACGCATGGATGAGGATGTCCCCAGAGAAGCAGAAAATAGATGGTACTCGCCTGGTGTAATTGCAACGTTAATGGGTCTTCCTGATCTTCCGGTCATTGGTTCACAAGAGTTCCTGACCAGAAAAGATGGTTCGACTTGGACGAGCAACGCTATGCACCAAAAGTTCAAAGATGTGCGTGAAGAAGCAACAGGAACAGCAAAAATTGATCGAAGCAACAAGAAACTAGGTGCCGAGGCATTCCCAAGCTTTGAACATTGCAAGCTTGAAGTAAGAAAAGAAGAATACAAGCATTTGGGAGACCAGTGCTATCGCAGGAGTCATCTGTTGGATGTCTTCGGAGAACCCAAATTCTCGTTGAGAAAGTATTTTCAGCATATCAAGTGgtttgcaaacaagttgaaatTTTTCAATCCGTCAAAGGGTTCTAAGATTGAAAGTGGTGAAGTATGCTGTTGGTCGGGGAAAAAAACAGGCACGCCCACTAATCTTCAGAATCCAAATGTTGTTGTTCTTTTGGAATCCAGAATAAGTACTTCTTCCGGCAGGGGCAGAAGGATTCTTCTTAAATCTCCTACTCAGTCAACCAACAGACGACTGGCGAGTCAATCTGGATTCTCAGCGACCTACAATGGAAAAAGCTCAAGAGGAAACCTGATTTTCGATAGATATAAGAGCTCTCAGAAGATCATGTCTAGACATTTGAAGACGAAGACCAATAATCATTTTGAAGGGGCAGGATATTGTGGCGTAGGCTCAAATTCTTTGGCTGAAATGTTTTACTTAACTGATCTGGAAGCTCATTCTGTTGATAACATAACAAGAATAGATACTCGAGCATTATGGGGATCTGAAGATAGTTCCTCTATAAATCAACCAATGCCTAGTGCTCTTCCTGCTTTATCGGCAACTTATGCAAGTCGAACCTTTAGCAACATTCGTCAATTTGGCGATGAGCAGCTCTGTACTCCTGATGATGGACTTAAATGGAGGAATGAGAACTTCAATCAAAGAGGAAAATTGCCACCCGGAG ATAATACATCGAGCAACCCAAGTGAGAAGAAATGTCAAAGGTTGGTGCATAATGCGATTTCAGAGAATATTAAAGTTTCCTGCTCAATCACTGAG GAAACATCTGTATGCAGAAGAAATCATCACCCGTGCTCTGAAAATCCAATCG ATGCACATATAAAAACTTGGTCCGTGGATTATTGTCGCTTgagcgacgacgacgacgacggagGAGGAGAAGAGCAGCGATCGTTTCTGGAAGAGGAATTCAGGGACGAAGAGGAGAGAGACTACAGTTACCTGCTCGATATGCTGATTGCTTCCGGCATTCACAACGCCAAGCGCAGTGACCTTCCTGATGCATGCTACTCGTCGGAATATCCACTGAAGCCGGCACTGTTTGCGAGGCTCGAGAAGAAATACCGCAAGCTGGCTGCATGGTCGCCGTCGGAGAGGAAGCTGATGTTTGACTCGACGAACATGATCCTCGCGGCGATGCTCGCTCCGTGTCTGGACAAGCGTCCGTGGGTGAAGGCGACGACGAGGATCAGGCCGATGTGGGGCGCCGAAGGGCTTCTCGAGAAGACATGGCAGCTATTGGTCGGAAAGCGAGTCGAAGCCAACGTAGGGAATTCGGACTCGACGGCGATGGATGAAGAGTGGTTGGAGCTGGGGGATGAAATGGATGGGTTGGGTATGGTGATTGAGAGATTGGTGTGGGAGGATCTATTGGAGGAATTGGTGCTGGTTGGTTAA
- the LOC122008614 gene encoding uncharacterized protein LOC122008614 isoform X1 has translation MVPFPTGPGRDDLERSGVVREIQAAATAERRKGDLASRISEERMDEDVPREAENRWYSPGVIATLMGLPDLPVIGSQEFLTRKDGSTWTSNAMHQKFKDVREEATGTAKIDRSNKKLGAEAFPSFEHCKLEVRKEEYKHLGDQCYRRSHLLDVFGEPKFSLRKYFQHIKWFANKLKFFNPSKGSKIESGEVCCWSGKKTGTPTNLQNPNVVVLLESRISTSSGRGRRILLKSPTQSTNRRLASQSGFSATYNGKSSRGNLIFDRYKSSQKIMSRHLKTKTNNHFEGAGYCGVGSNSLAEMFYLTDLEAHSVDNITRIDTRALWGSEDSSSINQPMPSALPALSATYASRTFSNIRQFGDEQLCTPDDGLKWRNENFNQRGKLPPGDNTSSNPSEKKCQRLVHNAISENIKVSCSITEETSVCRRNHHPCSENPIGDLLDAHIKTWSVDYCRLSDDDDDGGGEEQRSFLEEEFRDEEERDYSYLLDMLIASGIHNAKRSDLPDACYSSEYPLKPALFARLEKKYRKLAAWSPSERKLMFDSTNMILAAMLAPCLDKRPWVKATTRIRPMWGAEGLLEKTWQLLVGKRVEANVGNSDSTAMDEEWLELGDEMDGLGMVIERLVWEDLLEELVLVG, from the exons ATGGTTCCTTTCCCGACTGGGCCGGGGAGAGATGATTTGGAGCGGAGTGGAGTAGTTCGCGAAATCCAGGCAGCAGCGACGGCGGAGAGGAGGAAGGGGGACTTGGCGTCGAGGATCTCCG AGGAACGCATGGATGAGGATGTCCCCAGAGAAGCAGAAAATAGATGGTACTCGCCTGGTGTAATTGCAACGTTAATGGGTCTTCCTGATCTTCCGGTCATTGGTTCACAAGAGTTCCTGACCAGAAAAGATGGTTCGACTTGGACGAGCAACGCTATGCACCAAAAGTTCAAAGATGTGCGTGAAGAAGCAACAGGAACAGCAAAAATTGATCGAAGCAACAAGAAACTAGGTGCCGAGGCATTCCCAAGCTTTGAACATTGCAAGCTTGAAGTAAGAAAAGAAGAATACAAGCATTTGGGAGACCAGTGCTATCGCAGGAGTCATCTGTTGGATGTCTTCGGAGAACCCAAATTCTCGTTGAGAAAGTATTTTCAGCATATCAAGTGgtttgcaaacaagttgaaatTTTTCAATCCGTCAAAGGGTTCTAAGATTGAAAGTGGTGAAGTATGCTGTTGGTCGGGGAAAAAAACAGGCACGCCCACTAATCTTCAGAATCCAAATGTTGTTGTTCTTTTGGAATCCAGAATAAGTACTTCTTCCGGCAGGGGCAGAAGGATTCTTCTTAAATCTCCTACTCAGTCAACCAACAGACGACTGGCGAGTCAATCTGGATTCTCAGCGACCTACAATGGAAAAAGCTCAAGAGGAAACCTGATTTTCGATAGATATAAGAGCTCTCAGAAGATCATGTCTAGACATTTGAAGACGAAGACCAATAATCATTTTGAAGGGGCAGGATATTGTGGCGTAGGCTCAAATTCTTTGGCTGAAATGTTTTACTTAACTGATCTGGAAGCTCATTCTGTTGATAACATAACAAGAATAGATACTCGAGCATTATGGGGATCTGAAGATAGTTCCTCTATAAATCAACCAATGCCTAGTGCTCTTCCTGCTTTATCGGCAACTTATGCAAGTCGAACCTTTAGCAACATTCGTCAATTTGGCGATGAGCAGCTCTGTACTCCTGATGATGGACTTAAATGGAGGAATGAGAACTTCAATCAAAGAGGAAAATTGCCACCCGGAG ATAATACATCGAGCAACCCAAGTGAGAAGAAATGTCAAAGGTTGGTGCATAATGCGATTTCAGAGAATATTAAAGTTTCCTGCTCAATCACTGAG GAAACATCTGTATGCAGAAGAAATCATCACCCGTGCTCTGAAAATCCAATCGGTGATCTCCTTG ATGCACATATAAAAACTTGGTCCGTGGATTATTGTCGCTTgagcgacgacgacgacgacggagGAGGAGAAGAGCAGCGATCGTTTCTGGAAGAGGAATTCAGGGACGAAGAGGAGAGAGACTACAGTTACCTGCTCGATATGCTGATTGCTTCCGGCATTCACAACGCCAAGCGCAGTGACCTTCCTGATGCATGCTACTCGTCGGAATATCCACTGAAGCCGGCACTGTTTGCGAGGCTCGAGAAGAAATACCGCAAGCTGGCTGCATGGTCGCCGTCGGAGAGGAAGCTGATGTTTGACTCGACGAACATGATCCTCGCGGCGATGCTCGCTCCGTGTCTGGACAAGCGTCCGTGGGTGAAGGCGACGACGAGGATCAGGCCGATGTGGGGCGCCGAAGGGCTTCTCGAGAAGACATGGCAGCTATTGGTCGGAAAGCGAGTCGAAGCCAACGTAGGGAATTCGGACTCGACGGCGATGGATGAAGAGTGGTTGGAGCTGGGGGATGAAATGGATGGGTTGGGTATGGTGATTGAGAGATTGGTGTGGGAGGATCTATTGGAGGAATTGGTGCTGGTTGGTTAA
- the LOC122008614 gene encoding uncharacterized protein LOC122008614 isoform X3 — MDEDVPREAENRWYSPGVIATLMGLPDLPVIGSQEFLTRKDGSTWTSNAMHQKFKDVREEATGTAKIDRSNKKLGAEAFPSFEHCKLEVRKEEYKHLGDQCYRRSHLLDVFGEPKFSLRKYFQHIKWFANKLKFFNPSKGSKIESGEVCCWSGKKTGTPTNLQNPNVVVLLESRISTSSGRGRRILLKSPTQSTNRRLASQSGFSATYNGKSSRGNLIFDRYKSSQKIMSRHLKTKTNNHFEGAGYCGVGSNSLAEMFYLTDLEAHSVDNITRIDTRALWGSEDSSSINQPMPSALPALSATYASRTFSNIRQFGDEQLCTPDDGLKWRNENFNQRGKLPPGDNTSSNPSEKKCQRLVHNAISENIKVSCSITEETSVCRRNHHPCSENPIGDLLDAHIKTWSVDYCRLSDDDDDGGGEEQRSFLEEEFRDEEERDYSYLLDMLIASGIHNAKRSDLPDACYSSEYPLKPALFARLEKKYRKLAAWSPSERKLMFDSTNMILAAMLAPCLDKRPWVKATTRIRPMWGAEGLLEKTWQLLVGKRVEANVGNSDSTAMDEEWLELGDEMDGLGMVIERLVWEDLLEELVLVG; from the exons ATGGATGAGGATGTCCCCAGAGAAGCAGAAAATAGATGGTACTCGCCTGGTGTAATTGCAACGTTAATGGGTCTTCCTGATCTTCCGGTCATTGGTTCACAAGAGTTCCTGACCAGAAAAGATGGTTCGACTTGGACGAGCAACGCTATGCACCAAAAGTTCAAAGATGTGCGTGAAGAAGCAACAGGAACAGCAAAAATTGATCGAAGCAACAAGAAACTAGGTGCCGAGGCATTCCCAAGCTTTGAACATTGCAAGCTTGAAGTAAGAAAAGAAGAATACAAGCATTTGGGAGACCAGTGCTATCGCAGGAGTCATCTGTTGGATGTCTTCGGAGAACCCAAATTCTCGTTGAGAAAGTATTTTCAGCATATCAAGTGgtttgcaaacaagttgaaatTTTTCAATCCGTCAAAGGGTTCTAAGATTGAAAGTGGTGAAGTATGCTGTTGGTCGGGGAAAAAAACAGGCACGCCCACTAATCTTCAGAATCCAAATGTTGTTGTTCTTTTGGAATCCAGAATAAGTACTTCTTCCGGCAGGGGCAGAAGGATTCTTCTTAAATCTCCTACTCAGTCAACCAACAGACGACTGGCGAGTCAATCTGGATTCTCAGCGACCTACAATGGAAAAAGCTCAAGAGGAAACCTGATTTTCGATAGATATAAGAGCTCTCAGAAGATCATGTCTAGACATTTGAAGACGAAGACCAATAATCATTTTGAAGGGGCAGGATATTGTGGCGTAGGCTCAAATTCTTTGGCTGAAATGTTTTACTTAACTGATCTGGAAGCTCATTCTGTTGATAACATAACAAGAATAGATACTCGAGCATTATGGGGATCTGAAGATAGTTCCTCTATAAATCAACCAATGCCTAGTGCTCTTCCTGCTTTATCGGCAACTTATGCAAGTCGAACCTTTAGCAACATTCGTCAATTTGGCGATGAGCAGCTCTGTACTCCTGATGATGGACTTAAATGGAGGAATGAGAACTTCAATCAAAGAGGAAAATTGCCACCCGGAG ATAATACATCGAGCAACCCAAGTGAGAAGAAATGTCAAAGGTTGGTGCATAATGCGATTTCAGAGAATATTAAAGTTTCCTGCTCAATCACTGAG GAAACATCTGTATGCAGAAGAAATCATCACCCGTGCTCTGAAAATCCAATCGGTGATCTCCTTG ATGCACATATAAAAACTTGGTCCGTGGATTATTGTCGCTTgagcgacgacgacgacgacggagGAGGAGAAGAGCAGCGATCGTTTCTGGAAGAGGAATTCAGGGACGAAGAGGAGAGAGACTACAGTTACCTGCTCGATATGCTGATTGCTTCCGGCATTCACAACGCCAAGCGCAGTGACCTTCCTGATGCATGCTACTCGTCGGAATATCCACTGAAGCCGGCACTGTTTGCGAGGCTCGAGAAGAAATACCGCAAGCTGGCTGCATGGTCGCCGTCGGAGAGGAAGCTGATGTTTGACTCGACGAACATGATCCTCGCGGCGATGCTCGCTCCGTGTCTGGACAAGCGTCCGTGGGTGAAGGCGACGACGAGGATCAGGCCGATGTGGGGCGCCGAAGGGCTTCTCGAGAAGACATGGCAGCTATTGGTCGGAAAGCGAGTCGAAGCCAACGTAGGGAATTCGGACTCGACGGCGATGGATGAAGAGTGGTTGGAGCTGGGGGATGAAATGGATGGGTTGGGTATGGTGATTGAGAGATTGGTGTGGGAGGATCTATTGGAGGAATTGGTGCTGGTTGGTTAA
- the LOC122008615 gene encoding probable protein phosphatase 2C 34 → MKVGSLWKSLLCTGKRRVSEADPGREAADDLRREAKKKSMILRSSGSLPSPCSRSSAFASVFSQRGEKGMNQDCCLVWQEFGCQEDMAFCGVFDGHGPWGYHVASAVRRALPSSLLCNWQEALAKVADEKLCHFDLWNRSYLLACDAVDKELQLDRTLSFHSGTTALTIVKQGNLIVIANVGDSRAVLATVNENGGLSPVQLSVDLKPNLPQELERITQRRGRVHCCADEPGVHRVWLPTEEAPGLAMSRAFGDYCVKDFGVISEPQVTQRIISNKDRFVVLATDGVWDVISNEEAIRIVSASKDPRRSAQRLVGCAVRAWRRKRRGYAVDDCSAICLFLHP, encoded by the exons ATGAAGGTGGGCTCTTTGTGGAAGTCTCTTCTGTGCACAGGGAAACGGAGGGTCTCGGAAGCTGACCCAGGCAGGGAGGCGGCCGACGACCTGCGACGGGAGGCCAAGAAGAAGAGCATGATCCTGCGCTCCTCCGGCTCACTGCCGAGTCCCTGCTCCAGGTCCAGCGCCTTCGCCTCCGTCTTCTCCCAGAGAGGGGAGAAGGGGATGAACCAAGATTGCTGCCTCGTTTGGCAG GAATTCGGATGCCAAGAGGACATGGCGTTCTGCGGAGTGTTCGACGGCCATGGGCCTTGGGGGTACCATGTGGCCAGCGCGGTGCGGAGGGCGCTTCCTTCTTCCCTACTCTGCAACTGGCAGGAGGCTCTCGCAAAGGTCGCCGACGAAAAACTCTGCCATTTTGACCTGTGGAACCGCTCCTATCTCCTAGCCTGCGACGCAGTCGATAAGGAGCTGCAACTGGATCGCACGCTCTCCTTCCACAGCGGCACAACCGCGCTCACGATTGTCAAACAG GGGAACCTTATTGTGATAGCAAACGTCGGCGATTCTCGCGCCGTACTGGCAACAGTGAACGAGAACGGAGGATTGTCTCCCGTCCAACTCAGCGTCGATCTTAAGCCAAACTTACCTC AGGAGCTCGAGCGAATCACTCAGCGCAGAGGTCGCGTCCACTGCTGCGCGGATGAACCGGGCGTCCACAGAGTATGGCTGCCGACTGAGGAAGCACCGGGACTCGCAATGTCAAGAGCCTTCGGCGACTACTGCGTCAAAGATTTTGGTGTAATCTCCGAGCCTCAAGTGACGCAGAGGATCATAAGCAACAAAGATCGATTCGTGGTGCTCGCCACCGACGGG GTTTGGGATGTCATCTCCAACGAAGAAGCAATACGCATCGTGTCCGCGAGCAAGGACCCGAGAAGGTCTGCTCAGAGGCTAGTGGGGTGCGCCGTTCGTGCTTGGAGACGTAAGAGAAGAGGGTATGCGGTCGATGACTGCTCTGCAATATGTCTCTTCTTGCATCCTTAA